From the genome of Gemmatimonadaceae bacterium, one region includes:
- a CDS encoding DUF4147 domain-containing protein translates to MTAQTSSELVEALFRAAVVGADPGAATAQAVEKLSTARHQRLWLFAVGKAAHAMASAATATLQRSLIAIAGGLVVAPEDAPSPAATMASVRGDHPVPGRHSFAAAARLAETAAGMKSNDIALVLISGGASSLIGAPLSGMSEADFAHLYELVLNSGLDVRQMNAVRKRFSRWGSGRLALALAPATIHCLAISDVIGDDISSIGSGPCVADPYTVADVLEILRHAKLLQRLAPSFREHLAGTQRGVIPETPKQTHPAFAHVTARVIVNNRSALEAARAKAVELGIAQVTVADATLAGNAADAGAAMARALIERRAQAGGRASVLICGGETTVSIPHPSLTPGLRARSESGAMPPEPQPQGGRCQELALSAARVLGEAGEAARGITLLAAGTDGRDGPTDAAGAWVDAHTWDAIRDAGRDPGAALAAHESYAALAVAGALLHTGPTGTNVADVVIGSIAAGA, encoded by the coding sequence GTGACCGCGCAGACCTCCTCGGAGTTGGTTGAAGCCCTGTTCCGTGCCGCCGTGGTGGGCGCCGATCCCGGCGCCGCCACGGCGCAAGCCGTCGAGAAGCTCTCCACCGCCCGCCACCAGCGGCTGTGGCTGTTCGCGGTGGGCAAGGCGGCGCACGCCATGGCGAGCGCCGCCACCGCGACGCTGCAGCGATCGCTGATCGCCATTGCGGGCGGCCTCGTGGTGGCCCCCGAGGACGCCCCGTCACCGGCGGCCACCATGGCTTCGGTGCGCGGCGACCACCCGGTGCCGGGCCGGCACTCGTTCGCCGCGGCAGCACGCCTGGCCGAGACCGCCGCCGGAATGAAGAGCAACGATATCGCCCTCGTGCTCATTTCGGGAGGCGCGTCGAGTCTCATCGGCGCTCCGCTGAGCGGCATGAGCGAGGCCGATTTCGCTCACCTGTACGAACTGGTGCTCAACAGCGGGCTCGACGTCCGCCAGATGAACGCCGTGCGCAAGCGGTTCTCACGCTGGGGCAGTGGCCGCCTGGCGCTGGCGCTGGCGCCGGCCACGATCCACTGCCTGGCCATTTCCGACGTCATCGGGGACGACATCTCGTCCATCGGCTCCGGTCCGTGCGTGGCGGACCCGTATACCGTAGCGGACGTGCTCGAGATCTTGCGGCACGCAAAGCTGTTGCAGCGCCTGGCACCGTCATTTCGCGAGCATCTCGCGGGAACGCAGCGCGGCGTCATCCCCGAAACGCCCAAGCAGACGCACCCCGCGTTTGCGCACGTGACGGCACGCGTGATCGTGAACAACCGCTCGGCGCTGGAAGCGGCCCGGGCCAAAGCCGTCGAGTTGGGAATCGCCCAGGTCACCGTGGCGGATGCGACGCTCGCTGGCAACGCTGCCGACGCGGGCGCGGCGATGGCGCGGGCCCTCATCGAGCGGCGCGCGCAGGCGGGTGGGCGCGCCTCGGTACTCATCTGCGGTGGGGAGACGACGGTCTCCATTCCGCACCCCTCGCTGACCCCCGGATTGCGGGCGCGGAGTGAGTCGGGGGCCATGCCGCCGGAGCCGCAACCCCAGGGTGGGCGCTGCCAGGAACTGGCGCTCTCCGCTGCGCGGGTGCTCGGCGAGGCCGGGGAGGCCGCGCGCGGCATCACGCTGCTCGCCGCGGGCACCGACGGCCGCGACGGCCCCACCGACGCAGCGGGCGCCTGGGTGGACGCGCACACCTGGGATGCGATTCGCGATGCGGGGCGCGATCCCGGCGCCGCGCTCGCCGCCCACGAATCGTACGCGGCGCTGGCCGTGGCCGGCGCCCTCTTGCACACCGGCCCCACCGGCACGAACGTGGCCGACGTCGTGATCGGTTCGATTGCCGCAGGCGCGTAA
- a CDS encoding redoxin domain-containing protein — MEAYRDQYATLFNAGKKVVVLAISTDADTTLSSWARDADFPMLFGSDSGEAVGKLYGAQTGKNYDKRFLFVVGPDGRITYRVVGTGFNVLSAAAYKDMQAAVDSTAGVGGSGAP, encoded by the coding sequence ATGGAGGCGTACCGTGATCAGTACGCCACGCTCTTCAACGCTGGGAAGAAAGTGGTCGTGCTCGCCATCAGCACCGATGCCGACACCACGCTCTCTTCATGGGCCCGCGACGCCGACTTCCCGATGCTGTTCGGCAGTGACTCGGGCGAAGCGGTGGGCAAGCTATACGGCGCTCAGACCGGCAAGAACTACGACAAGCGATTCCTGTTCGTGGTCGGGCCCGACGGCCGCATCACGTACCGCGTGGTGGGCACCGGGTTCAACGTGCTCTCGGCCGCCGCATACAAGGACATGCAGGCCGCGGTGGACAGCACGGCGGGGGTGGGTGGATCTGGCGCGCCATAG